The region AAGGCGAGGACTGGGCGCACTTCTGGGCGATCGGGCGCGCGGCCGCGCGGCAGGACTGGCGCGGTCTTTACGATCCGGACAGGCTGCGATCCGAGTTCGAGCGGGCGGGGCCTGGCGTGGAGGCGCCCACGTTCATTCCCGTGTACGGGCCGCAGCTCGCCCTGGCCCTCGCGCCGTTCGGCGCGCTGCCGTACGGGGTCAGCCTGGTGCTGTGGTGGATCTCCGGTGGCCTCGCGTACTGGCTCTGTTGTCGAGCGGCGTGGGCGCGTTGTCCTGCCCTCGGCCCACCGCGCGACCTGCTCCTCTTCGCCGCGGCATATCCCGGTTTCTGGCAGTTGTTCATCCACGGACAGACCACGTGGATCGCGCTCGCGTGCGTCACCGTGATCTGGCTGGCGCTGCGGGAGCGGCGGCCCCTCGCCGCGGGCATCGCGGTCGGCTTGCTCGCGTACAAGCCGCAGCTTGGCATTGCCCTCGTCATCGTTTTGATCGTGCGGCGATCGTGGGCGGTCCTCGCGATCGCCGCCGGCACGGTCGCCGCTCAGGTCGTGGTGTGCTGGTTGTGGTTCGGGCCGGAGGTCTTCCCCGCGTACGGCCGCATGCTTGCGACGCTCCCGCAGATCTCGCCGCTGCTCGAGCCGAAGGTCTTTCAGCTCGTCTCGCTTCGCGGTTTCTTCCTGCTCCTGGGAGCGCCTTCGATGTGGGCACACGCGGGGTGGTTGCTGGCCGGCGCGGCTGTGATGACCGCGGTGCTGCGGGGGATGCGGCAGAGAAGCTTCGACCGGTCGTTCGCGCTGCTGCTGATCGCGACGGTCCTCGTCGGCGGCCACGTGTCCGTGTACGACCTGGTGCTGCTGGCGCCGGCCTTCATCCTCATCGCCGGCGAGAATCTTGACGCGGCCGCCGCTCCGCCGCGCTGGCTCTGGCCGGTGATGTACGCGGCGTTTCTGCTCGCGCTCACCGGGCCGCTTGCCGCGATCACCCGCGTGCAGCTGGCCAGTCCCATCTTGATTGCGCTTATGGTGGTCGTTCGCGGGGCGGACCTTTCAGGTCCGCCGGCGCGAGCCTGAAGGCTCGCGCCACAGGAGTCGGAGTCAGGCCACAGGAGTCAGGCGTTGCGGGCTTTCTCGGGGTACTTGGTCGCGACGTAATCATCCACGAGCTTCTGGAACGCGCGCGACAGCTCCTCGTACGTCCCACGCAGCGTCATCGCGTGCTTCCCGTCGATGAAGACCGGGCAGTTCGGTGACTCGCCCGTGCCCGGCAGGCTGATCCCGATGTTGGCGGCCTTCGATTCACCGGGCCCGTTGACGATGCAGCCCATGACCGCGAGGGTCATCGTCTCGACCCCCTCGTGCCTCGCTTTCCACTCGGGCATCTTCTCCCGGATGTACGCCTGGATGCGCTCGGCGAGTTCCTGGAAGGTGCTGCTCGTCGTGCGGCCGCAGCCGGGGCAGGCGGTGACGCTCGGCGCGAAGGAGCGCAGCCCAAGCGCCTGCAGCAGCTCGCACGCCGCGTAGACCTCCTCGCGGCGGTCCCCGCCCGGTCGGGGCGTGAGCGATATGCGGATCGTATCGCCGATGCCCTCCTGCAGCAGCACGCCGATCGCCGCCGACGACCACACGAGCCCCTTCATCCCCATTCCCGCTTCGGTGAGGCCAAGGTGCAGCGGCTGGTCCGTCTGCTTCGCGAGCGCCCGGTAGACCGCAATCAGATCGGGAGGGCGCGAGACCTTGCACGAGATGATGATCTGATCGTTGCGGAGCCCGCTTTCGAGCGCCAGCTCCGTGGACTGCAGCGCCGAGATCACCATGCACTCGTTGATGATCTCCTCGGAGGTCTTGCCGAGATCCCGGTCGGTGTTCTCCTGCATGCGCGCGACGACGAGATCCTGATCGAGGGAGCCGCCGTTCACGCCAATGCGCACGGGCTTCCCGCGGTCGCGCGCCACCTTGCAGATGGTCGCGAACTGCTCGTCGCGCCGCTTGCCCGTGCCCACGTTGCCCGGATTGATGCGGTACTTGTCCAGCGCGGACGCGCACTCCGGAAAGCGCGTCAGCAGGAGGTGCCCGTTGTAATGGAAGTCGCCGATGAGCGGCGCCGCGCATCCCGCGTCGAGCATGCGCCGCTTGATCTCCGGCACGGCGGCCGCGGCATCCGGCGTGTTGACCGTCACGCGTACGAGCTCCGAACCGGCCTCGGCCAGCTCGATGCACTGCTGCGCCGTGGCCGCGGCATCGGCCGTGTCCGTCATCGTCATCGATTGGACGGCGATGGGCGCGCCGCCACCCACCTGGACGTGGCCGACCTTCACGCCGGTCGTGCGATGCAGTGTGATGACAGGAATCACGTCCTCCGATCATACCATCCGGGCAGTACTCGAACGCGCCAGCGGCTCAGCCTTGACACTGGTAAATCGCGCAGGCGCTGCGAGTTAGCGGGCAACGCTCGCCCGCCGGGCGACCCGGCCGTTCTTTTGCACGCGGATCCCGTGCGACCGTCAATGCGTCGGTCGCGTCTTAACGTTCATGAAGGAGCATCGATGAAGAAAGCTGGAATTGTGGCGATCGCCGCGTTCGCGCTGGCGATCGGCAGCGGATCGTTCGCGCCGGTGTCGGCGCAGGCGATGGTCACCGCGTCTGACATCCAGCGGCTGCAGGATCGCGTGTACGATGCGGGCAGCGAGCTTTCGCGCCTCCGCTCGCGCAATGCAGATCTGGCCGCCCGCCTGCAGACCGAACTCGACGACCTGCGTGAGGAGGTCATCTACCTCAAGGTGAAACTGCGCAAGGATGGCTCGGTCAGCCGCAGCGAGTATGCCGACCTGCGCGACCGCATCGACCAGCTCTCCTCGCGCGCGCGGGAAGAGAGCAGCTTCGGTGGCGCCTCGAGCAGCACGTACGGCACCGGCACCCCGAACACCCAGGGCACCCCGAGCACCCAGGGCACCAGGAGCACCTCGGGCACCCAGAGTGCGCGCGGCGGAGTGGCCTCGCGCGAGATTCCCGTCGGCACCGAACTCGACGTGAGGCTGCAGTCGAACCTGAGTTCCGAGACCGCCGTGCCAGAGCAGCGGTTCGAGGCGACGACGGCGGTCGACCTGCGCGGCGACAGCGGCGAAGTGCTGGTGCCTGCCGGCTCGCTGGTGCGGGGCGTAATCAGTGACGTGAAGAAAGCCGGCCGCGTGGAGCGGAAGGCGAGCTTGACGCTCGCGTTCGACCAGATCACCGTTCGCGGCCGCAACTATCCGATTCGAGCGACGGTGGCCCCCTTCGAGGGCGAAGGTGTGAGGGGTGATGCCTCGAAGATCGGCACCGGGGCGGGCGTCGGCGCGATCATCGGCGGGATCCTGGGCGGCGTCAAGGGAGCGCTTGCCGGAATCCTCATCGGCGGCGGCGGCGTCGTCGCGGCGACCGAAGGGCAGGACGTGAAGCTCCCGCCCGGCACCGTGCTGCGCCTGCGCTTCGACACGGCGCTCCAGCTACGCTAGGAATTCGTGGCCTCCATCTCCCGCATCGTCTCGCTCGCGGCGCGAATCGTCACATCGATGTCGCGCTGGGAGTGCGCGGCCGAGATGAACCAGGCCTCGAACTGCGACGGCGGCGGGTAGATGCCGCGCGCGAGCATGCCGCGGAAGAACGCGCCGTACGCCCCCGTGTCGGCTTTCAGCGCGGACTGGAAGTCGGTCACCGGCTCGCTCGTGAAGAACGGCGTGACGACGGAGCCGGCGGCGTTGACCTGGAGCGGGATTCCCGCGTCACGTGCCGCGCCGGCCAGGCCGGCGGCAAGGCGCTCTCCGAGCGCCGCCAGCATGCGGTACACGCGCGGCGACAGCTGGTTGAGCGTCCACAGGCCGGCCGTCATCGCGAGCGGATTGCCGGAAAGCGTGCCTGCCTGGTAAACGGGACCGACCGGCGCCACGAGATCCATCAGGTCGCGCCGCCCGCCGTACGCGCCCACCGGCAGCCCGCCGCCGATGATCTTTCCGAGGCACGTGAGGTCCGGCTTGACCTTGTAAAGGGCCTGGGCGCCGCCAATCGACGCGCGGAAACCGGAGATGACCTCGTCGAAGATCAGGACGATCCCTTCGCGGTCGCACAGCGCGCGCAATCCTTCGAGGTATCCCTTTGCCGGCGGGACCACGCCCATGTTGCCGGCGATCGGCTCGACGATGAGGGCGGCGATCTGCCGGTGGTGATCGGCACAGAGGCGCGACACCGCGGCCAGATCGTTGTACGGCGCGACCAGCGTGTCAGCCGCGACCGCCCGCCCCACGCCGGGGCTGGTGGGCACGCCGAGCGTCAGCGCGCCGGATCCGGCGGCAACGAGGAACGCGTCGCTGTGCCCGTGGTAGCACCCCTCGAACTTGATGATCTTGTCGCGCCCCGTCGCCGCCCTCGCCACGCGGACCGCGCTCATCGTCGCCTCGGTGCCTGAGTTGACGAAGCGCACCTTCTCGACCGACGGGACCAGCATGCGCACGCGCTCCCCGAGCGCGATTTCCAGCTCGGTGGGGGCGCCAAAGCTGGTGCCCCGCGCCGCGGCGCGCGCCAGCTCCTTCAGCAGCCCTTTCGGCGCATGCCCGAGCAGCGCCGGGCCCCACGACATGACGTAATCGATGTAATCGTTCCCGTCGGCATCGGTGATCCGGGCGCCGCGCGCGCCGGTGATGAACAACGGCGTCGCGCCGACCGACTTGAACGCACGTACGGGGCTGTTGACGCCGCCGACCAGCACGTCGCCGGCGCGGTGAAAGAGTTTCGACGACCTGGTGTACTTACGGCGAGGCATAGACAAGACGATATCAGAGGTGCTGGGTGCACGTAGCCCCTCAAGGGCCCGGGAAACACCGCGAGAGCCGCGGCGGGTCCTCGGCAGTTGCCGGGCGTGTGGCGCCGGCGCCGATCGGGCGCGTTGAAAAGAGTACCGACTTCGGGCCGCGCCAGAGGACCTCCACCTCACGCCCGGTCTCGAGCCGCGAGACCACGGGAAGCGAGGCGGGCAGCCAGATGTAATCGGCCTGGAGCGCGTCGAGAAACGCGCGCGCGCTCCGCCCGTCGTAATAGAACGACAGGTGATCCGTCAGGACGCGCGGGGAATACACGGTCTCGCGGCGTCCATCCATCGAGACCTTGATGCCGGGTGCGAGGTGCCAGATCGCGTACTCGCCCCAGTCGAACCACGTCAGCATCCGCCCGGTCCGCGCACGCTCGGCGATGAAGCCGGCTGCCCCGGGCTCCGGCCACCGCGCGCTCTCGACGATCACGCAGCGGCCGTAAACGGCTGTTGTCCCGAGCGCGCCCGCGAGCAGGACGACTGCCGTCGCGGCGGCGGCGGCTGTCGCGACCGCGCCCGCCGGTCCGCGCGATTCCTTTCTCCGGCGGCCCAGCGCCTGCTGCACTTGCGGGCCGAGCAGGATGACGATCGCAAACGCCAGGAACATCAGCAGCCGGTTCACGTGAAACGCACCGGCGGCGAGCGCGATGACGACGAGCACGCGCGCGAGCGGCGGTCGCGCCGTCGAGCGCCAGAGCGCCAGCGCCGCGATCGCCACGAGCGCGCCCCACGTGAGGTAGACGCCGGGCCCCATGTGGTAGACGGGCTGCCAGTCCGAGATCTCGAGGCGCTGCGGCCTGACCGTCGTCAGCAGGAAGCCCCACATGTCCCAGCCGTACGGATTGATCAGCGTGGCGGCCGCGCTCGCCGCCGAGACGGCGCACACCGCGCGCGCCTCGCGGCTGCCCGGCGCCTGCAGCAGGCGCGTCGTCGCCCAGAGCGCGAGCGTGCCCGCGCCGACGATCCAGCCCCCGTGCAGGTTCACCCAGGCGAGCAGGATGACCGGCACCCACGCGATCGCCGCGAGCCGGCCGCGCTCCACGCGGACCATGGTGGCGAGCAGCGCGGCAAAGAGCAGGATCGAGAAGATCTGCGGCCGCACGGCGTTGGCCTGCTCGATGCTCGCCACGGCAGCAACCGCGAGAAGCAGATCGCGCGCGGGGGAGGTCACGCCCTGCCGTCTCAACGCGATCTGCGCGAGCCCCAGCGCCAGCGCGATCGCGAGGACCTTCAGCGCAATCAGACCGGGCCCGCCGAGCGCCGCCCAGGCGCCGAACATCGCCACCTCGGCGAGCCACTCGTGGTTCACCCAGCGGACGTCGCTCGTGAAGGAGTACGGGTCTGCGGATGGAACGGACCGCGTGGCGACGATGTCGCGGCCGAAGGCGACGTGTCCCCAGAGGTCGGGGTCGGCGCGCGTGTGGACGAGAGTGGCGAGGACGATCGCCGCGAGCGCCGCCTGCACCAGCAGGCGCGCGCGACGCTCGCGCGCGCCGGTCGCCGGGCCGTTGGCCGTCAAGCCCTCAGCGCCCGCGCGGCCTCGCGGGCGTAATACGTGATGATGATGTCCGCACCGGCGCGCGCGACAGCGGTGAGCGCCTCCATCATCGCGCGCGGCTCGTCGATCCAGCCGCGCTCGGCGGCCGCCTTGATCATCGAGTACTCGCCGCTCACGTGATAGGCCGCCGTGGGCATCCCGAACTCCGACTTCACGCGCCAGATCACGTCGAGGTACGTCATCGCCGGTTTCACCATCACGATGTCGGCCCCCTCCTCGATGTCGAGCGCCACCTCGCGCAGCGCCTCCTCGACATTGGCGGGATCCATCTGGTGCGAGCGGCGGTCGCCGAAGGCCGGCGTGGACTCCGCCGCCTCACGGAACGGCCCGTAGTACGCCGAGGCGTACTTGGCCGCGTACGACATGATGGCGGTCTGCTCGAAGCCATGGGAATCGAGCGCCCGCCGGATCGCGCCGACGCGTCCGTCGAACATGTCCGACGGCGCGACGATGTCGGCGCCGGCCGCCGCGTGCGACACCGCCGCCTTCACGATCTGCTCGACGCTCGGGTCGTTGACGATCTCCGTCTCGTGCGTCAGCTCGTCTTCCACCAGAATTCCGCAGTGGCCGTGCGAGGTGTATTCGCACAGGCAGACGTCGGTGACGACCAGGAAGTCCGTGACCTCGCGCTTCAGTGCGCGCACGGCGGCCTGGACCGGCGCTTCCGGATCGTAGGCGCCGGAGCCGATATCGTCCTTGTGCTCGGGGAGCCCGAAGAGCAGCACGCCCGCGACCCCCTCGGCCTTGGCGGCCGTCGCTTCTCTCACGACCTCGTCCACCGACATCTGGAAGACGCCGGGCATCGCCCCGACAGGCTTGCGCAGCCCCTCGCCGTCGCGCACGAACAGCGGGTACAGGAACATCTCCGGCGCCAGCCGCGTCTCCCGCACCATCGCGCGCATCATCGGCGTCCGCCTCAGTCGCCGCATCCGGTGGGTGAGCTCGAGCTGCGCCGCGGTCTTCGTCGTCATGATCGCCCCTGGCCCCTGGCCTCCGGCCCCTGGCCTCTGAAATGCTCGACGAGCGCGTCCACCAGCGCCTGAATCGTGTACTGCGCCGGCATCACCGTCGTCGCGATGCCGAGGACCTGCGCCGCTTCGGCCGTCACCGGCCCAATCGATGCCACGACGGTGTCCTTCAGAAGATCGGCGGCCGGCTCCTCGCCCAGCATCTTCACGAAATTCCGGACCGTAGACGCGCTCGTGAACGTCACCGCGTCGATCCTCCGATCGAGCAGCATGCGGTAGATATCCGGGTCGCCGTCGCGGCTGCCCGCGTCCTGGAGCGTGCGGTAGGCGGTCACTTCCACGACGTCGGCCGCCCCGGCCTTGCGCAGCTCCTCGCCCAGCACGTCGCGGGCGATGTCCGCGCGCGGAAGCAGGAACCGCCTGCCCGCGATCGCGCCGTGCTCGCGCAGCGCGTCGATGATCGCCTCGGCGCGGAATTCCGGCGGCGTCAAATCCACCTTGACGCCGAAACGTCCCAGGCGCCCCGCTGTCGACGGCCCCACGGTGCAGATGCGGACCCCCTTCAGGTCGCGGACGTCGCCCGGCCCTTCCAGCACGCGGTGCATGAAATGATCGACGGCGTTCGCACTCGCGAAGATCAGCCAGTCGAACGAGCCGATCTCCGCGATCGCCCGGTCGATCGCCTCCACGTCCTCGGGTGGCGCAATCCGGATCGCGGGCGCCTGGATCGGCTCGGCGCCGAGCTCCTCGAGCATTTCCACGAAGTCCGCCGCCTGCTCGCGCGAGCGTGTCACCACGATGCGCTTGCCGAACAGCGGCCGCTCGTCGAACCAGCGGAGGTGCTGTCGTAACGCGACGACCTGCCCGACCACGAGGATCGCCGCCTTCGACGGGGGCTCGTGCGTGATGGCGACGGCGATCTCGCCGAGCGCCCCCTCGATCGTGCGCTGGTCCGGCAGCGTGCCGCTGAAAATCAGCGCGGCGCTGTCGGTATCCGGGCGGCCGTTCGCGAGCAGCTGCCCGATGACACCCGGCAGCTGGCGCGCGCCCGCGTAGCAGACGATCGTCCCATCGAGCGAGGCGAGCCGCGCCCAATTCACCTGCGGCAGATCGTCCGTCTCCCCCTCGCCCCCCCGGACGAACGTCAGCAGGTCGCCGCCGCCAGGATAGGTGACCGGCACCCCCGCATAACTCGGCGCGCCGATCCCGGCGGGCACGCCCGGGACGACTTCGAAGGGGATCCCCTGCTCGTGCAGGAACATCGCTTCCTTGCCCGCGCTGTCGAAGAAGTACGGGTCCCCCCACTTCAGATGCACGATCGCCTTGCCCTCGCGGGCCTTTTCCGCGATCAGCATCGAGATCGCGTCCTGCTCCATGGCACGCGGCGCAGCCGGGCCCACGTCGATGCGCTCGGCATCGGCGCGGGCGAGGCGCAGCAGCCGCTCGTGCACGCGGTGGTCATACAGCACGACGTCCGCGCTGGCGAGACGGCGCATGCCGCGCCATGTCACGAGCCCCGGGTCGCCAGGGCCGGCGCCGACGATGGAGACGCGACAGCCTTTCATCGTTCCTGCTTCATCCTTGGGCCTTCAGTTTCTGCCGTTCGCGCTCGAGAATCGCGCCCGCGCCGTCCTCGAGGAGCATCCGCGCCACGCGGCCGCCAAGCGCATACGGCACGGTGGTCTCGCCGGTCGCCTTGCGCCGCAAGGTCGTCGACGCGTCGGGCGAGATGACCACCGCCGTCAGTTCGAGCTGACCGTCGGAGGTCATCTGCGCGATGCCGCCGAGCGGCAGCTGGCAGCCGCCGCCGAGCGCCGCGACGAGCGTGCGCTCCGCCTCGAGCGCCGTGGCCGTGTCTTCGTCGTTCAACCGCTGCACGGCACGCCGCGTCGCGAGGTCGTCTTCGCGGATCTCGATCGCGATGGCTCCCTGTCCCGGCGCGGGAATGCACACGGCGATGGGCACCAGCGCCGAGATGCGATCGCCGAGCCCAAGCCGGCGGAGCCCCGCCGCCGCGAGCACGAGGGCATCATAGTGCCCTTCGTCGAGCTTGCGCAGGCGCGTGTCGACGTTTCCGCGCACCGGTTCGAACCGTGCCGCGGGAACCACGGCCCGAAGCTGGGCGGCGCGGCGGATGCTGCTCGTGCCGACCGTGGCCATGGGACCGAGCTGCCGGATGGCGTCTTCGAAGGGGCGTCCGTGCGCCGCGTGCCTGCGCGGCAGCACGAGCGCGTCCTGCGGGTTCTCGCGCGGCAGCACGGAGCCGACCGCCAGGCCGGAGGGCAGCTCCGCCGGCATGTCCTTCGCGCTGTGCACCGCGAGGTCCACGTCGCCGCGCAGCATCGCGTCCTCGATCTCCTTGACGAACAGGTTCTTGCCCCCCGCCTGCGACAGATTCTGCTCCGACAGCCGGTCGCCGGTCGTCTTGATGACGACCAGTTCCGCCTCCTGGCCGTGCTGCGCGAGCAGCGCCTTGACGGTATTGGCCTGCCACAGCGCGAGCTGGCTGCCGCGCGTGCCGATCCGGAGAACGCTCATGAGTCCTTTTTTTCCGCTTCGAGGCTGAACAGCCGCCGCAAGGCCTCGGCGTAGGCATGCACCATCTGCTCGTCGCTGGCCTTGAGCTGTTCGGTGGGCGTCAGCAGCAGCTTCTCGACGATCAGGTGCGTGATCTCGTCGACGCGCGCCCGCGCGTCGGGCGGCAGCGACGAGAGCTTGTGCTCCAGGCGCTTCAACTCGGCCTGCCGGATGGTCTCGAAGCGCTCGCGCAGCGCGACGACCGTGGGCACCGCGGTTCGCGAGCGCAGCCACGCGACGAATTTCTCCACCTCTTCCGAGATGATCGTCTCCGCCTTCTGCAGCTCCGCCGACCGGCGCGCGAGATTCTCGTTCACGATCGCCTGCAGGTCGTCGATGTTGTAGACAAAGACCTGCTCGATGTTGGCGGCCGACGCATCGACG is a window of Acidobacteriota bacterium DNA encoding:
- the cobA gene encoding uroporphyrinogen-III C-methyltransferase — translated: MKGCRVSIVGAGPGDPGLVTWRGMRRLASADVVLYDHRVHERLLRLARADAERIDVGPAAPRAMEQDAISMLIAEKAREGKAIVHLKWGDPYFFDSAGKEAMFLHEQGIPFEVVPGVPAGIGAPSYAGVPVTYPGGGDLLTFVRGGEGETDDLPQVNWARLASLDGTIVCYAGARQLPGVIGQLLANGRPDTDSAALIFSGTLPDQRTIEGALGEIAVAITHEPPSKAAILVVGQVVALRQHLRWFDERPLFGKRIVVTRSREQAADFVEMLEELGAEPIQAPAIRIAPPEDVEAIDRAIAEIGSFDWLIFASANAVDHFMHRVLEGPGDVRDLKGVRICTVGPSTAGRLGRFGVKVDLTPPEFRAEAIIDALREHGAIAGRRFLLPRADIARDVLGEELRKAGAADVVEVTAYRTLQDAGSRDGDPDIYRMLLDRRIDAVTFTSASTVRNFVKMLGEEPAADLLKDTVVASIGPVTAEAAQVLGIATTVMPAQYTIQALVDALVEHFRGQGPEARGQGRS
- a CDS encoding DUF2029 domain-containing protein, with the translated sequence MTLLTHRRARMHAAALVVGLWGVTLVNFATPGWRTLNGHVKGEDWAHFWAIGRAAARQDWRGLYDPDRLRSEFERAGPGVEAPTFIPVYGPQLALALAPFGALPYGVSLVLWWISGGLAYWLCCRAAWARCPALGPPRDLLLFAAAYPGFWQLFIHGQTTWIALACVTVIWLALRERRPLAAGIAVGLLAYKPQLGIALVIVLIVRRSWAVLAIAAGTVAAQVVVCWLWFGPEVFPAYGRMLATLPQISPLLEPKVFQLVSLRGFFLLLGAPSMWAHAGWLLAGAAVMTAVLRGMRQRSFDRSFALLLIATVLVGGHVSVYDLVLLAPAFILIAGENLDAAAAPPRWLWPVMYAAFLLALTGPLAAITRVQLASPILIALMVVVRGADLSGPPARA
- the ispG gene encoding flavodoxin-dependent (E)-4-hydroxy-3-methylbut-2-enyl-diphosphate synthase, with the translated sequence MIPVITLHRTTGVKVGHVQVGGGAPIAVQSMTMTDTADAAATAQQCIELAEAGSELVRVTVNTPDAAAAVPEIKRRMLDAGCAAPLIGDFHYNGHLLLTRFPECASALDKYRINPGNVGTGKRRDEQFATICKVARDRGKPVRIGVNGGSLDQDLVVARMQENTDRDLGKTSEEIINECMVISALQSTELALESGLRNDQIIISCKVSRPPDLIAVYRALAKQTDQPLHLGLTEAGMGMKGLVWSSAAIGVLLQEGIGDTIRISLTPRPGGDRREEVYAACELLQALGLRSFAPSVTACPGCGRTTSSTFQELAERIQAYIREKMPEWKARHEGVETMTLAVMGCIVNGPGESKAANIGISLPGTGESPNCPVFIDGKHAMTLRGTYEELSRAFQKLVDDYVATKYPEKARNA
- the hemL gene encoding glutamate-1-semialdehyde 2,1-aminomutase — its product is MPRRKYTRSSKLFHRAGDVLVGGVNSPVRAFKSVGATPLFITGARGARITDADGNDYIDYVMSWGPALLGHAPKGLLKELARAAARGTSFGAPTELEIALGERVRMLVPSVEKVRFVNSGTEATMSAVRVARAATGRDKIIKFEGCYHGHSDAFLVAAGSGALTLGVPTSPGVGRAVAADTLVAPYNDLAAVSRLCADHHRQIAALIVEPIAGNMGVVPPAKGYLEGLRALCDREGIVLIFDEVISGFRASIGGAQALYKVKPDLTCLGKIIGGGLPVGAYGGRRDLMDLVAPVGPVYQAGTLSGNPLAMTAGLWTLNQLSPRVYRMLAALGERLAAGLAGAARDAGIPLQVNAAGSVVTPFFTSEPVTDFQSALKADTGAYGAFFRGMLARGIYPPPSQFEAWFISAAHSQRDIDVTIRAASETMREMEATNS
- the hemB gene encoding porphobilinogen synthase, which produces MTTKTAAQLELTHRMRRLRRTPMMRAMVRETRLAPEMFLYPLFVRDGEGLRKPVGAMPGVFQMSVDEVVREATAAKAEGVAGVLLFGLPEHKDDIGSGAYDPEAPVQAAVRALKREVTDFLVVTDVCLCEYTSHGHCGILVEDELTHETEIVNDPSVEQIVKAAVSHAAAGADIVAPSDMFDGRVGAIRRALDSHGFEQTAIMSYAAKYASAYYGPFREAAESTPAFGDRRSHQMDPANVEEALREVALDIEEGADIVMVKPAMTYLDVIWRVKSEFGMPTAAYHVSGEYSMIKAAAERGWIDEPRAMMEALTAVARAGADIIITYYAREAARALRA
- the hemC gene encoding hydroxymethylbilane synthase, translating into MSVLRIGTRGSQLALWQANTVKALLAQHGQEAELVVIKTTGDRLSEQNLSQAGGKNLFVKEIEDAMLRGDVDLAVHSAKDMPAELPSGLAVGSVLPRENPQDALVLPRRHAAHGRPFEDAIRQLGPMATVGTSSIRRAAQLRAVVPAARFEPVRGNVDTRLRKLDEGHYDALVLAAAGLRRLGLGDRISALVPIAVCIPAPGQGAIAIEIREDDLATRRAVQRLNDEDTATALEAERTLVAALGGGCQLPLGGIAQMTSDGQLELTAVVISPDASTTLRRKATGETTVPYALGGRVARMLLEDGAGAILERERQKLKAQG